TAAATTCGTACAGATTCGTTTTTTATTGATGAAGAAGCTCAAGTTAGATATTGTCGGTTTATCATATAGTCAAACCCAGTCGGGAGCCTATGCGCTGGTATTAGGAGAGGCGAAAGGGAAACGACGATTACCCATCATTATTGGCGGCTTCGAGGCGCAGGCTATAGCTATTGAGCTTGAAAAAATGACTCCAAGCAGACCTTTGACTCACGATCTTTTCAAAAGTTTTTCCGAAGCATTCAACGTCACCATTAAAGAAGTTATTATTTACAACCTGGTCGAAGGCATTTTCTTTGCCAAGCTGATCTGTGACAACGGCGAAAAAGAGGTCGAAATAGATACACGCACTTCAGATGCTATCGCGATCGCCGTTCGTTTCCAGTGCCCGATCTTCACTTATGAGTTCATTCTTTCTTCCGCCGGAATCATCCTTGAAGATGAAAATGCCGCTACGGGAGAGAAAGTTGCGCTTGAGGAACCCGAGTTAGCTGAAAAGCCGGAAGAAGAAACCGATATAAGAAAAAAATCAAGTGAAGAGCTGAAGGAATTACTCAAAAAAGCGCTTGACGATGAACAGTATGAGCGCGCTTCACAGATCCGCGACGAACTGAACAACAGGAAAAAATCTTAGGAAAATAAAACCTTAGAAGCACATTGACTAACAACAAATCTGATATCGTATAATATTATTTGAAATTTTCAACACAATATTTGGTGAAAATTTTGAGCTTTCGTGCTTTAGTGGCCAAATACCAATTGCCCCTAAAGCACCAAAACACTAAAGCCCACAAAAAAAATTGATTCGATATAGACTATAATACTCAACCAAACACATTATGAACTACGATCTAATAGTAATTGGCAGCGGGCCCGGAGGGTACGTTGCGGCCATCAGGGCATCACAGCTGGGATTAAAGACTGCTATTGTAGAGAAAGAAAATTTAGGCGGCATTTGTCTTAACTGGGGTTGCATACCAACCAAAGCATTGTTAAAAAGCGCACAGGTGTTTGAATACCTGAATCATGCTAAAGATTATGGCATTAATGTGAATGAGGTAAAACCCGACTTTAACGCTGTTGTTAAACGTTCACGCGATGTAGCGGACGGCATGAGCAAAGGCGTTCAGTTCCTGATGAAAAAAAATAAGATTGATGTAATTACCGGGTTCGGAAAAATAAAAGCCGGAAAAAAAGTTGAAGTGAAGGATGCTGATGGCAAAACAACCACCTACGAAGCAAAAAATATCATCATGGCACTTGGTGCACGTTCGCGCCAGTTACCCAACCTGCCGCAGGATGGAAAAAAAATAATAGGTTACCGCGAAGCGATGAATTTGCCGCAGCAGCCTAAATCACTTGTTGTTGTTGGCTCAGGCGCGATAGGTGTTGAATTCGCTTATTTCTATGCTACCATGGGTACCAAAGTAACTGTTATTGAATTCCTGCCGGCCATTGTCCCTATTGAAGATGAAGAAGTATCAAAACAACTGGAACGCTCATTTAAAAAAGCGGGTATGACTGTTATGACCGACTCCAGTGTTGAAGCAGTTGATACAAAAGGAACAGGCTGCAAAGTAACTGTTAAAACAAAAAAAGGTGTTGAAACCATAGAGTGCGACATTGTACTTTCCGCGGTAGGTATACAGGCCAACCTCGAAGGTGTTGGACTGGAAGAAGTGGGCATTGTTACCGACAAAGGAAAAATAGTTACGAACCCCTATTACCAGACAAATATGCCCGGCTATTATGCTATTGGTGATTGTGTGGGCGGACAAGCCCTTGCACATGTTGCCAGCGCCGAAGGCATTATTTGTGTTGAAAAAATTGCCGGCCACCATCCCGAGCCGTTGGATTACAATAATATTCCCGGCTGCACGTATTGCCAGCCCGAGATCGCGTCCGTTGGTTATACCGAAAAAGCGGCCAAAGAAAAAGGCTTCGAACTTAAAATAGGTAAATTCCCTTTCTCTGCCAGCGGCAAAGCGAAAGCGGCCGGCGCTCCCGAAGGTTTTGTGAAATTAATTTTCGACGCGAAATACGGGGAACTCCTTGGCGCCCACATGATCGGAGCCAATGTAACCGAAATGATCGCCGAAATTGTTTCTGTACGTAAGCTTGAAACTACCGGGCACGAAATAATTAAAACCGTGCACCCGCACCCGACAATGTCGGAGGCTATTATGGAAGCGGCTGCGGCTGCCTATGGTGAGGTGATACATCTGTAGGCTGACAAAATTTCGTCATTCAATTATCAGCTTATTCACGCACTCTTTATCGTGCAGGTAAGTAATACTTGCCAGTTGTAAGTGATGTGTCATTTTGCAAATACTGGTACGTATCTTATAAATCTACACTTCTTTTGATAAAAAGAGCAAACCTGGTCAAGCCAAAAGAACATAAACTGACATTTCTCTTCAATGTAACCAACCCATGCGTTTTCATACAAGTCCCCCTCGAATAATAATTATACACCCCACTTCAATAGGACTTCGCTCAATGTCACCAATCGCACAATTTTTATTTATCATTTCATTTTGAGATCGTTTCCTGTTTTTCTATTAGAAAAAGGAAACACAAACAATCTCCGTATACATTCAATTTCCTTTTATCCTTTTAAAACCGTAATTTTAATTAACGACTATTTTAAGGTGTGCATGTTAAAATATTATTTTTTACTCTTTATTTCAGTTGTTGCCATTCCTTACGTTGAAGCCCAGAATAAAGCAAAATTCATGATCAGCTTTAAGGACAAAAGTGGCAGCGTTTATTCTACCGTAACACCTTCGGCATTTTTAACTACCCGTTCCATTAGCCGCAGAACAAAGCAAA
This window of the Bacteroidota bacterium genome carries:
- a CDS encoding bifunctional nuclease family protein, whose protein sequence is MKKLKLDIVGLSYSQTQSGAYALVLGEAKGKRRLPIIIGGFEAQAIAIELEKMTPSRPLTHDLFKSFSEAFNVTIKEVIIYNLVEGIFFAKLICDNGEKEVEIDTRTSDAIAIAVRFQCPIFTYEFILSSAGIILEDENAATGEKVALEEPELAEKPEEETDIRKKSSEELKELLKKALDDEQYERASQIRDELNNRKKS
- the lpdA gene encoding dihydrolipoyl dehydrogenase produces the protein MNYDLIVIGSGPGGYVAAIRASQLGLKTAIVEKENLGGICLNWGCIPTKALLKSAQVFEYLNHAKDYGINVNEVKPDFNAVVKRSRDVADGMSKGVQFLMKKNKIDVITGFGKIKAGKKVEVKDADGKTTTYEAKNIIMALGARSRQLPNLPQDGKKIIGYREAMNLPQQPKSLVVVGSGAIGVEFAYFYATMGTKVTVIEFLPAIVPIEDEEVSKQLERSFKKAGMTVMTDSSVEAVDTKGTGCKVTVKTKKGVETIECDIVLSAVGIQANLEGVGLEEVGIVTDKGKIVTNPYYQTNMPGYYAIGDCVGGQALAHVASAEGIICVEKIAGHHPEPLDYNNIPGCTYCQPEIASVGYTEKAAKEKGFELKIGKFPFSASGKAKAAGAPEGFVKLIFDAKYGELLGAHMIGANVTEMIAEIVSVRKLETTGHEIIKTVHPHPTMSEAIMEAAAAAYGEVIHL